In Marispirochaeta aestuarii, the following proteins share a genomic window:
- a CDS encoding YgeY family selenium metabolism-linked hydrolase, protein MSVQEMILKKAEGYRDEAARVLSDLIRLKSYSSAEKDVCLRIKEMCEQYGFDEVRIDGLGSVIARVGSGPKKLAIDAHIDTVEVGDPAQWQKDPFSGEISDGFVYGRGASDQKGGAASMITAGRILKELGYDGEYSVYFTFTVMEEDCDGMCWKYLIEEEGLKPDFAVSTEPTSCRLYRGHRGRMEMVARLKGVSAHGSAPERGESAAYKAARAALAMEQLNSDLKPDEDNFLGKGTIVVSQIDVKGPSQCAVPDQAMLYLDRRLTWGEDKELAISQVKEYMARAIGEDESAVSVSMPRYEKRGWKEADYSQELYFPTWKIPEEHEIVQAGRRAYEALWGKSPVIDKWTFSTNLVAVTGRHKIPAIGFGPGDENQAHAPNEKTRVEDLVICSAFYAMLPYALEGQEGKGGA, encoded by the coding sequence ATGAGCGTACAAGAAATGATTCTGAAGAAGGCTGAAGGCTATCGTGACGAGGCGGCCCGGGTATTGAGCGATCTTATCAGGCTTAAATCCTACAGCTCCGCTGAAAAGGATGTCTGTCTTCGCATAAAAGAGATGTGCGAACAGTACGGTTTCGACGAGGTGCGGATCGACGGCCTGGGGAGTGTAATAGCACGGGTCGGATCGGGCCCGAAGAAGCTGGCCATCGACGCCCATATCGACACCGTCGAGGTGGGAGATCCCGCCCAGTGGCAGAAAGATCCTTTTTCGGGAGAGATTTCCGACGGCTTTGTCTATGGTCGGGGTGCTTCGGACCAGAAGGGGGGAGCCGCCTCGATGATTACCGCCGGACGTATTCTGAAAGAGCTGGGCTACGACGGGGAGTACTCGGTCTATTTTACCTTTACCGTTATGGAAGAGGACTGCGACGGGATGTGCTGGAAGTACCTGATCGAGGAGGAGGGTTTGAAGCCCGATTTCGCCGTCTCCACCGAACCTACATCCTGCAGGCTTTACCGGGGACACCGGGGCAGGATGGAGATGGTCGCCCGCTTGAAAGGTGTCTCCGCTCACGGCTCGGCCCCGGAACGGGGAGAGAGCGCAGCCTACAAGGCTGCCCGGGCAGCCCTGGCAATGGAGCAGCTGAACAGCGACCTCAAGCCTGATGAGGACAATTTCCTTGGAAAGGGGACCATCGTCGTCAGCCAGATCGATGTCAAGGGTCCCAGCCAGTGCGCCGTTCCGGATCAGGCCATGCTCTATCTTGACCGGCGACTGACCTGGGGGGAGGACAAGGAGCTGGCCATATCCCAGGTAAAGGAGTACATGGCCCGGGCCATCGGTGAAGATGAATCCGCCGTAAGCGTCAGCATGCCCCGATACGAGAAGCGGGGATGGAAGGAGGCCGACTACAGCCAGGAACTCTACTTCCCCACCTGGAAGATCCCCGAGGAGCACGAGATAGTCCAGGCCGGCAGGCGTGCCTACGAGGCGCTCTGGGGAAAATCCCCGGTAATCGACAAGTGGACCTTTTCCACCAACCTGGTGGCGGTAACGGGACGGCACAAAATCCCCGCCATAGGTTTCGGCCCGGGGGATGAGAACCAGGCCCATGCCCCCAACGAAAAGACCCGGGTGGAGGATCTTGTTATCTGTTCCGCCTTCTACGCCATGCTGCCCTACGCCCTGGAAGGGCAGGAAGGAAAAGGCGGGGCATGA
- a CDS encoding threonine synthase — MISFSCACSLCGREYEFTPERMLCDDCASRQTPDQPLMGVLEFRPEGQLPRDWDSLDLLPVEREYFPPVPVGQTPLWEPEILRRETGFPKLFLKDDSRNPTGSLKDRASYLVAAYARREGIERIVVASTGNAGSSMAGIGAAAGLSVKLFLPASAPPAKLVQSLQYGADLIRVDGTYDLAYDRSMACVAGEGGLSRNTAHNPLTIEGKKTVSLEIFRQLGGRVPDYVFVPTGDGVILSGVYRGFEDLFSLGLADRMPCCVAVQAEGSAAISRALDAGSFGTPVASSTIADSISVDVPRGGLFALGRLQRHGGKAVIVSDREILAAQRSLSSRSGLFAEPAAAAAWAGFVKMKDEIDPGATVAVLITGNGLKDIDSAKKGVSLS; from the coding sequence ATGATCAGTTTCAGCTGTGCCTGCAGCCTCTGCGGCCGGGAGTACGAATTTACCCCTGAACGGATGCTCTGCGACGACTGCGCATCCCGGCAGACCCCGGACCAGCCCTTGATGGGGGTCCTGGAGTTCCGTCCGGAAGGGCAGCTCCCCCGGGACTGGGACAGCCTGGATCTGCTGCCGGTGGAACGGGAGTACTTTCCCCCGGTTCCCGTGGGGCAGACGCCCCTGTGGGAACCGGAAATTCTGCGCAGGGAGACCGGATTTCCAAAACTCTTTCTGAAGGATGACAGCCGGAATCCCACGGGATCCCTGAAGGACAGGGCCAGCTATCTGGTGGCCGCCTACGCCAGACGGGAAGGCATCGAACGCATCGTGGTGGCATCCACCGGCAATGCCGGCTCCTCCATGGCGGGAATCGGTGCCGCGGCGGGACTTTCGGTTAAGCTCTTTCTTCCTGCTTCTGCTCCGCCTGCCAAGCTTGTTCAGTCCCTTCAGTATGGTGCGGACCTGATTCGGGTCGACGGAACCTACGACCTGGCATACGACCGCTCCATGGCCTGTGTCGCCGGGGAGGGCGGACTCTCGCGGAATACCGCCCACAATCCCCTGACCATTGAAGGCAAGAAGACCGTCTCCCTGGAGATCTTCCGACAGCTGGGAGGCCGTGTACCGGATTACGTCTTCGTCCCTACCGGAGACGGGGTAATCCTGAGCGGCGTCTACCGGGGCTTCGAGGATCTGTTCAGCCTGGGGCTGGCAGACCGGATGCCCTGCTGCGTTGCGGTCCAGGCGGAGGGTTCTGCGGCCATAAGCCGTGCCCTGGATGCCGGCAGTTTCGGGACACCCGTCGCGTCGTCGACGATTGCCGACTCCATCTCTGTGGATGTACCCCGGGGAGGACTCTTTGCCCTGGGACGCCTTCAGCGCCACGGTGGAAAAGCGGTAATCGTGAGCGACCGGGAAATCCTTGCCGCCCAGAGGAGCCTCTCCTCCCGGTCCGGACTATTCGCTGAACCCGCCGCCGCCGCCGCGTGGGCCGGATTCGTAAAGATGAAGGATGAAATAGATCCCGGAGCCACAGTGGCAGTACTGATTACCGGAAACGGCCTGAAGGACATCGACTCTGCCAAAAAGGGAGTAAGCCTGTCATGA
- a CDS encoding xanthine dehydrogenase family protein molybdopterin-binding subunit, translating to MSADISKSIPRADGRAKAEGRARYIADYPHDDMLCARFYRAPFSRGIIRSIKLPELPEGYHAVDYRDIPAANHIALIKNDLPAFAEKEIRYRGQIILILAGPDPDMVDELLQEIEVDYEAGIPAAGIDEGLACVGGPIHGTDNIYADLHIKKGDPDAAFASAARIVEGEYSTGFQEQLYMEPQGLMAWTEEENRKVVVQGSMQCPYYVKHSVEEVLGEGYEVRVIETTTGGAFGGKEDYPEIMGAPLAVAAVKIGKPLRMVFDRFEDLSWTSKRHPSRTRIRTAHDADGRITAMDYDIIIDGGAYESYSLIVLQRAIFTSNGVYNFPNVRVRGRAVASSTVPSGAFRGFGAPQAIYALEMHMEKAAREFSADPVDYRMPYVAAKGDPTITGGRIHEDVIMDRLIEKALEISGFREKRERYRKEPWKGIGISFFNHGCGFTGDGEQRLIKAKASLRKNADDSVDILIANIDMGQGPQTTFPKIVARILDLPRERIRYDNPDTDKVPNSGPTVASRTMMIVGYLVQKAAERLKKEWVGGKVQEIEEHYSMPPYVRWKQETLTGDAYPAFGWGINVVEVEVDPVTWEPAVLGAWGVYDVGVAIDERVVAGQIQGGMSQALGYACLENLEVDGDGVFRQRTMADYIVPTSLDFPRTGACTLDNPYEYGPFGAKGVGEIVHDGGHAAFCAALEQATGRDCPDVPLTPERLLEIMNNDD from the coding sequence ATGAGTGCCGATATAAGCAAATCGATTCCCCGGGCCGACGGCAGGGCCAAGGCCGAAGGGCGGGCACGCTATATTGCCGATTATCCCCATGATGATATGCTGTGCGCCCGTTTTTACCGGGCACCTTTTTCCCGGGGGATAATACGCTCCATCAAACTACCGGAACTCCCCGAGGGCTACCATGCGGTTGACTATCGGGATATCCCTGCGGCCAACCATATAGCCCTGATCAAGAACGACCTGCCCGCCTTTGCGGAAAAGGAGATCCGCTACAGGGGACAGATCATCCTCATTCTGGCGGGCCCCGACCCGGACATGGTTGACGAACTCCTTCAGGAAATCGAGGTGGATTACGAGGCGGGAATCCCCGCTGCAGGTATCGATGAGGGGCTTGCCTGTGTCGGCGGTCCCATCCATGGAACAGACAACATTTATGCCGATCTCCATATAAAAAAAGGCGATCCCGACGCAGCATTCGCCTCTGCGGCCCGGATCGTGGAGGGAGAATACTCCACCGGGTTTCAGGAACAGCTCTATATGGAGCCCCAGGGGCTCATGGCCTGGACGGAGGAAGAGAACCGGAAGGTGGTGGTTCAGGGGTCCATGCAGTGCCCCTATTACGTTAAGCATTCCGTGGAAGAGGTACTGGGCGAGGGCTATGAGGTCAGGGTCATCGAGACAACCACCGGCGGCGCCTTCGGCGGCAAGGAGGACTACCCTGAGATTATGGGAGCCCCCCTGGCGGTGGCTGCCGTCAAAATCGGAAAACCCTTGAGGATGGTCTTCGACCGTTTCGAGGACCTCTCCTGGACCTCCAAGAGGCACCCCTCACGGACCCGGATCCGCACCGCCCATGACGCGGATGGACGGATCACAGCCATGGATTACGACATAATCATCGACGGCGGTGCCTACGAAAGCTACTCCCTGATAGTTTTGCAGCGTGCCATCTTTACCTCCAACGGGGTCTATAATTTCCCCAATGTGCGGGTTCGGGGCAGGGCGGTGGCAAGCTCCACCGTGCCCTCCGGCGCTTTTCGCGGTTTCGGGGCCCCCCAGGCTATCTACGCCCTGGAGATGCACATGGAGAAGGCTGCCAGGGAGTTCTCGGCGGATCCTGTTGATTACCGGATGCCCTATGTCGCTGCCAAGGGGGACCCCACCATCACCGGCGGCAGAATCCACGAAGACGTCATCATGGACCGCCTTATAGAAAAAGCCCTGGAGATTTCCGGCTTCCGGGAAAAACGTGAACGGTACCGGAAGGAGCCCTGGAAAGGTATCGGCATCTCCTTTTTCAACCATGGCTGCGGTTTTACCGGCGACGGAGAGCAGCGTCTTATAAAGGCAAAGGCCTCCCTGCGGAAAAACGCCGACGACAGCGTGGACATTCTTATTGCCAACATCGATATGGGGCAGGGACCACAGACTACCTTTCCAAAAATTGTGGCCCGCATTCTTGACCTCCCCCGGGAAAGGATCCGCTACGACAACCCCGATACCGACAAGGTTCCCAATTCAGGTCCCACCGTGGCGAGCAGGACCATGATGATTGTGGGATACCTGGTTCAGAAGGCGGCAGAGCGGCTGAAAAAGGAGTGGGTCGGCGGAAAGGTCCAGGAGATCGAGGAGCACTACTCCATGCCCCCCTATGTCCGCTGGAAGCAGGAGACCCTGACCGGGGACGCCTATCCGGCCTTCGGCTGGGGGATCAACGTGGTCGAGGTCGAGGTGGATCCCGTGACCTGGGAACCCGCAGTCCTCGGGGCCTGGGGTGTCTATGACGTGGGAGTCGCCATTGATGAGAGGGTCGTGGCCGGCCAGATCCAGGGGGGCATGAGCCAGGCCCTGGGCTACGCCTGTCTTGAAAATCTTGAAGTCGACGGTGACGGGGTATTTCGTCAGCGTACCATGGCGGACTACATTGTTCCCACCAGCCTGGATTTTCCCCGTACGGGAGCCTGTACCCTGGACAATCCCTATGAGTACGGCCCCTTTGGTGCCAAGGGGGTGGGAGAGATCGTCCATGATGGCGGACACGCGGCTTTCTGCGCTGCTCTTGAGCAGGCCACGGGCAGGGACTGTCCTGATGTTCCCCTTACCCCGGAACGCTTACTGGAGATTATGAACAATGACGATTGA
- a CDS encoding (2Fe-2S)-binding protein — protein MTIEFFVNGMPVLVQADPMKRLLDILRENLSMAGTKEGCGEGECGACSVLMDGRLVNSCLIPMAQVEGTRVETIDGLRESAAGQILSEAFAEAHSVQCGFCTPGMMMATLALLKGNPDPTEGEIRLALSGNICRCTGYDMIIDGVMLAARRAREQGVAW, from the coding sequence ATGACGATTGAATTCTTTGTAAACGGTATGCCTGTTCTGGTACAGGCCGACCCCATGAAACGGCTTCTGGACATCCTGCGGGAGAACCTCTCCATGGCAGGAACCAAGGAGGGCTGTGGAGAGGGGGAGTGCGGCGCCTGCAGTGTTCTGATGGACGGCAGACTGGTGAACAGTTGTCTTATCCCCATGGCACAGGTCGAAGGCACCCGCGTTGAGACCATCGACGGTCTTCGGGAAAGTGCGGCCGGACAAATCCTGAGCGAAGCCTTCGCTGAGGCCCATTCAGTGCAGTGCGGTTTCTGTACCCCCGGCATGATGATGGCAACCCTGGCCCTTCTGAAGGGGAACCCCGATCCGACGGAGGGTGAGATACGCCTGGCCCTTTCGGGAAACATCTGCCGCTGTACCGGTTATGACATGATTATCGATGGTGTGATGCTGGCCGCGCGCAGGGCACGGGAGCAGGGGGTCGCCTGGTGA
- a CDS encoding FAD binding domain-containing protein, with translation MKRLRPTRLEDALEFRAEYKALPFAGGTDLMVRHRGYTGTLPKIQSPVLFLDALDELKTLEIVDGTLRIGAGVSMAELLAFPGTPELLRRAVQLIAAPALRNRASLGGNICNASPAADSLPPLYVHQAKVVAVSREGERSLPIAEFLTGPGQTALKEYEILLRIELPLLPEKGRLYYRKVGTRKANALSKLSSAGYAEIDKGKVLDFRFALGAVAPTVIRLSEAESLVQGASLKEIDTRAVSEAAETRIQPIDDQRSNATYRRKIALNSLMEFIEQLKTIVPEDL, from the coding sequence GTGAAAAGACTGCGACCGACACGGCTTGAGGATGCTCTGGAGTTCAGGGCTGAGTATAAGGCCCTGCCATTTGCCGGAGGGACCGATCTGATGGTGCGTCACCGTGGTTACACCGGGACCCTTCCGAAGATACAGTCCCCGGTACTGTTTCTCGATGCCCTGGATGAGCTGAAAACCCTGGAAATCGTGGATGGTACGCTGCGGATCGGCGCGGGGGTCAGCATGGCGGAACTGTTGGCTTTTCCTGGAACCCCTGAACTGCTTCGCCGGGCCGTGCAGCTGATCGCGGCCCCTGCCCTCCGGAACAGGGCCAGCCTGGGAGGGAATATCTGTAACGCCTCCCCTGCAGCGGACAGCCTGCCGCCCCTGTATGTGCATCAGGCCAAGGTTGTAGCTGTTTCCCGGGAGGGAGAACGGAGTCTTCCAATTGCCGAATTCCTTACCGGTCCCGGACAGACCGCCCTCAAGGAGTATGAAATACTCCTGAGAATTGAGCTTCCCCTGCTGCCTGAGAAAGGCAGGCTTTACTACCGCAAGGTGGGGACCCGAAAAGCCAATGCCCTGTCAAAACTCTCCTCCGCAGGTTACGCAGAGATAGATAAGGGAAAGGTCCTTGATTTCCGTTTTGCCCTTGGCGCGGTGGCGCCAACGGTAATCCGTTTGTCGGAGGCGGAATCCCTGGTACAGGGCGCATCGCTGAAAGAGATAGACACCCGTGCAGTGTCAGAAGCCGCGGAAACACGTATACAACCTATCGATGACCAGCGATCCAATGCGACATACCGCAGGAAGATCGCCTTGAACAGTTTAATGGAATTTATTGAACAACTGAAAACTATTGTTCCGGAGGATTTATGA
- a CDS encoding pyridoxal-phosphate dependent enzyme: MIDLTVHEAQIEKNAQLCARQGILLPTYKEMADPDTVSAEIKEELKGIGLNQVHSRNLYRVTWENEALETGGTYSGVNYIEIPSSLTGIRARVVGLVGKWFPTGAHKVGAAYSCLAPTLVTGQFDPEKNMAVWPSTGNYCRGGAYISRLLACKSVAILPEEMSQERFNWLRKMADETIATPGCESNVKEIFDKCAELNAERGDSIFIFNQFSEFGNHLWHHEVTGRSMEKVLKQIMGPKDRFAGTCVSSGSAGTTASGEYLKRVYPGAKLAVSEALQCPTLLSNGFGGHRIEGIGDKHVPWIHNLKNTDMVVAIDDEATMRLLRLFNEALGKAYLKEKGVDPSLIEVLNVMGISSICNLLTAIKFAKYYELTEEDVVMTVFTDSEAMYTSRLAELNAERGPYTRDNAVADFELLRRTGIDALLELRYEDRKRIHNLKYYTWVEQQGKTYAEINAQWYDRDYWENIYRAKDRLDELILEFNERVRRYM, encoded by the coding sequence ATGATTGATTTGACCGTACATGAGGCACAGATTGAAAAAAACGCACAGCTCTGTGCCCGGCAGGGGATTCTTCTGCCGACATACAAGGAGATGGCGGATCCCGATACTGTTTCGGCCGAAATCAAGGAAGAGCTCAAGGGTATCGGGCTGAACCAGGTCCATTCCCGAAACCTTTACCGGGTAACCTGGGAGAACGAAGCTCTGGAGACCGGCGGCACCTACAGCGGGGTTAACTATATCGAAATTCCCTCGTCCCTGACGGGAATAAGGGCCCGGGTTGTCGGTCTTGTGGGCAAGTGGTTTCCCACCGGCGCCCATAAGGTAGGAGCCGCTTACAGCTGTCTGGCCCCGACTCTGGTGACCGGACAGTTTGATCCGGAAAAGAACATGGCGGTCTGGCCTTCCACTGGTAATTATTGCCGGGGAGGGGCCTATATTTCCCGCCTGCTGGCATGTAAATCCGTAGCGATACTCCCGGAGGAAATGTCACAGGAACGTTTCAACTGGCTCAGGAAGATGGCGGACGAGACCATTGCAACCCCCGGGTGTGAAAGCAACGTAAAGGAGATCTTTGACAAGTGCGCCGAACTCAATGCCGAGCGGGGAGACAGCATTTTTATCTTCAACCAGTTCTCAGAATTCGGAAACCATCTCTGGCATCACGAGGTAACCGGCCGTTCAATGGAAAAGGTTCTGAAGCAGATAATGGGACCCAAAGACCGTTTTGCCGGTACCTGTGTCTCCTCGGGTTCCGCCGGAACCACTGCCAGCGGTGAGTACCTGAAGCGGGTCTACCCCGGGGCAAAACTTGCGGTGAGTGAAGCCCTGCAGTGTCCCACCCTGCTTTCCAACGGCTTCGGCGGACATCGCATCGAGGGAATCGGTGACAAGCATGTACCCTGGATACACAATCTGAAGAATACCGATATGGTTGTAGCCATCGACGACGAAGCGACCATGAGACTTTTACGGCTCTTTAACGAAGCCCTGGGCAAGGCCTACCTGAAAGAAAAAGGAGTGGATCCGTCCCTGATCGAGGTTTTGAACGTGATGGGTATAAGCAGTATCTGTAATCTGCTCACGGCCATCAAATTTGCCAAATACTATGAACTGACGGAAGAAGATGTGGTAATGACGGTCTTCACCGATTCGGAAGCTATGTACACCTCCCGTCTTGCGGAGCTTAACGCGGAGCGGGGACCCTACACCAGGGACAACGCCGTGGCGGACTTTGAACTTCTCCGGAGAACCGGTATCGACGCCCTGCTGGAGCTTCGTTATGAGGACCGCAAGCGTATTCATAACCTGAAATACTACACCTGGGTGGAGCAGCAGGGAAAAACCTATGCCGAGATAAACGCTCAGTGGTACGACAGGGATTACTGGGAGAATATCTACCGGGCCAAGGACAGACTTGATGAACTGATCCTGGAGTTTAACGAGCGGGTGCGGAGGTATATGTAG
- a CDS encoding 8-oxoguanine deaminase has product MILLKNCFYLVKSADDPGSFGVDVLIRGNRVEAVGSNLAMPADAEGRVIDASRHVVIPGLVNTHHHFYQTLTRNLPAVQNAKLFTWLVYLYEIWKYLDEDAIYWSTALATAELLKTGCTLTTDHHYLYPGGVGADIMALQFKAAGDTGIRFSPTRGSMSLSKKDGGLPPDTVVQSEDDILVDSERVIREFHDSDPFSMRKIALAPCSPFSVSEQSMKDTAALARKYGVLLHTHLAETKDENKFCERTLGRRPLKVMEDCDFVGPDVWFAHGIHFTDDELSVLQETGCQIAHCPTSNMRLGSGICRVKEMKEMGINVALAVDGSASNDSSDMLGEIRNALFLQRVAHGADALTGRDVFRMATENGARLLNFEKAGIIEEGGPADIALFDVHKLEYAGSLSDPLGALIFSGYNHGTDYTIVNGKLVVEKGRLTGIDEEDLSRRANAAASRLYEKAGIV; this is encoded by the coding sequence ATGATCTTGTTGAAGAATTGTTTTTACCTGGTAAAGTCGGCGGATGATCCGGGCAGCTTTGGAGTGGATGTTCTGATCCGGGGAAACCGCGTCGAGGCAGTCGGTTCGAATCTTGCTATGCCTGCAGATGCTGAGGGGAGGGTAATAGATGCTTCGCGGCATGTGGTAATTCCCGGCCTGGTAAATACTCATCACCATTTTTATCAAACTCTTACCAGAAATCTTCCGGCGGTGCAGAACGCCAAGCTTTTTACCTGGCTGGTCTATTTATATGAAATCTGGAAATATCTGGATGAGGATGCCATCTACTGGTCCACAGCTCTGGCTACGGCGGAACTGCTTAAAACCGGCTGTACCCTGACGACCGACCATCATTATCTGTATCCCGGAGGTGTGGGGGCTGATATTATGGCCCTTCAGTTCAAGGCTGCCGGAGACACGGGAATACGCTTTTCTCCCACCAGGGGATCCATGAGCCTTTCCAAAAAGGACGGCGGGCTGCCTCCGGATACGGTAGTCCAGAGTGAAGACGATATCCTGGTCGACTCCGAGCGGGTGATCCGGGAGTTTCATGATTCCGATCCTTTTTCCATGCGAAAAATAGCCCTTGCCCCCTGCAGTCCCTTTTCGGTGTCCGAACAGTCAATGAAGGATACCGCGGCTCTGGCGCGAAAGTACGGGGTGCTGCTGCATACCCACCTGGCGGAAACTAAGGACGAGAATAAATTCTGCGAACGAACCCTGGGGCGGCGGCCCTTGAAGGTGATGGAGGACTGTGACTTTGTGGGCCCCGATGTCTGGTTTGCCCACGGAATCCATTTTACCGATGATGAGCTTTCAGTCCTGCAAGAGACGGGCTGTCAGATTGCCCACTGCCCGACTTCCAACATGCGCCTTGGATCGGGGATTTGCAGGGTGAAAGAGATGAAGGAGATGGGGATAAACGTTGCCCTGGCGGTGGACGGCTCTGCTTCAAATGATTCTTCAGATATGCTCGGGGAGATCCGGAATGCTCTTTTCCTGCAGCGGGTTGCCCATGGTGCCGATGCGTTAACAGGTCGGGACGTTTTCCGGATGGCGACCGAGAACGGAGCCAGACTCCTGAATTTCGAAAAAGCTGGTATAATAGAAGAGGGCGGACCTGCGGATATAGCCCTCTTTGATGTGCATAAATTGGAGTATGCAGGCTCCCTGTCGGATCCTCTGGGGGCGCTGATCTTTTCCGGTTACAACCATGGAACGGATTACACCATTGTCAACGGAAAACTCGTGGTGGAAAAAGGACGTCTTACCGGCATAGACGAGGAGGATCTGAGTCGCAGGGCAAATGCGGCGGCGTCGAGACTCTATGAAAAAGCGGGGATTGTCTAG
- a CDS encoding FAD binding domain-containing protein, with protein MMQDYKLASSIEEAVELNKAGYVFLAGGTQVNRSPFLKHGHRPEKVVSISGLDLSGISREGNEFLIGAGATLQDIADSHLIPDVLRRAAGFIPNRSVRNIATIGGNVGAKRPDSYLIPTLMALGAVAETVAGPVSVNEYVDGDNETLIIRFRIPPLEGACRAIKESRSHQALPVVSAAAWMRAEGGAVKEAVVAAGCVAPRTMRLREIEEGIVSGKLLESGQALEVAVAGAIHPEEDILGSREYKTYINSVLIADLVRGLAEEVLK; from the coding sequence ATGATGCAGGACTATAAACTCGCTTCGAGTATTGAAGAGGCCGTGGAGCTTAACAAGGCGGGCTATGTGTTTCTTGCCGGGGGGACCCAGGTGAACCGGTCACCTTTTTTGAAGCATGGCCACCGCCCGGAGAAGGTGGTAAGCATTTCCGGGCTCGATTTGTCCGGTATTTCCCGGGAGGGCAACGAGTTTCTGATCGGTGCCGGTGCCACTTTACAGGATATTGCAGACAGCCATCTTATACCTGATGTTCTGCGCAGGGCGGCGGGATTTATTCCCAATAGAAGTGTCCGCAATATTGCGACCATCGGCGGTAACGTCGGAGCAAAGAGGCCCGATTCCTACCTGATACCCACACTGATGGCCCTCGGAGCCGTGGCGGAAACAGTCGCCGGGCCGGTATCAGTAAATGAGTATGTGGACGGGGATAACGAGACCCTGATAATCCGTTTTCGCATTCCTCCCCTGGAGGGAGCGTGCCGGGCAATAAAGGAGTCCCGGTCACACCAGGCATTGCCGGTGGTAAGCGCGGCGGCCTGGATGCGGGCTGAAGGGGGCGCTGTTAAGGAAGCCGTGGTAGCGGCGGGCTGTGTTGCTCCGAGAACGATGCGCCTGAGAGAAATCGAAGAGGGGATTGTCTCCGGGAAACTCCTGGAATCCGGACAGGCCCTGGAAGTGGCGGTGGCAGGGGCGATTCATCCCGAGGAGGATATCCTGGGAAGCCGGGAGTATAAAACCTATATCAACTCGGTTTTGATCGCCGATCTTGTCCGCGGTCTGGCAGAGGAGGTGCTCAAATGA